A window of Blattabacterium cuenoti contains these coding sequences:
- the rplT gene encoding 50S ribosomal protein L20, with the protein MPRSTNAVSSKKRRKKILKLSKGFYGARNRVYTVAKNAVEKSLVYAFHGRKRKKRFFRSIWIQRINAGIRLYGLSYSKFIQKLYKKNIQINRKFLSDLAMNDQNSFKKIVDQIL; encoded by the coding sequence ATGCCAAGATCTACTAATGCTGTTTCTTCTAAGAAAAGAAGAAAAAAAATATTAAAATTATCCAAAGGATTTTATGGAGCAAGAAATAGAGTTTATACAGTTGCTAAAAATGCAGTGGAAAAATCTTTAGTTTATGCTTTTCATGGAAGAAAAAGAAAAAAAAGATTTTTTAGATCTATTTGGATTCAACGAATTAACGCTGGAATTCGTTTATATGGGTTATCATATTCAAAATTTATTCAAAAATTGTATAAAAAAAATATACAAATCAATAGAAAATTTTTATCAGATTTAGCTATGAATGATCAAAATTCTTTTAAAAAAATAGTAGATCAAATTTTGTAA
- the thrS gene encoding threonine--tRNA ligase — MKKYYTAIDPLIDHKQLGQKLKLFIFSNNVGQGLPMWLPKGVILRNNLENFLTKIQQKSGYEMIITPHIGSKKLYIQSGHWSKYGPESFQPIKTPDQNEEFIIKPMNCPHHCEVYKSQQWSYRDLPKRFAEFGTVYRYEQSGELQGLTRTRCFTQDDAHIFCTDNQLCEEFQKVLDLILNIFKYLEFYKYTVRISLRDPNKKKYYLGTEQNWNKAEKYILEIVKAKKIHVITNYGEAAFYGPKLDFLVQDSLNRYWQLGTIQIDYNLPERFNLCYIGKNNDKCRPVMIHRAPFGSIERVLSIIIEHTQGNFPLWLSPDQVVIIPISDKYIMYAKKILNLMLNLKIRVFIDRRNEKMDKKIRDSEDQKIPYMIILGNKEEKNKMLSLRRHGIGHLGVFSIDHGINLIFKETDKIIKLL, encoded by the coding sequence ATGAAAAAATATTATACAGCAATCGATCCATTAATTGATCATAAACAACTAGGACAAAAATTAAAACTTTTTATATTTTCCAATAATGTTGGACAAGGGTTACCAATGTGGTTACCTAAAGGAGTTATTTTAAGAAACAATCTAGAAAATTTTTTAACAAAAATTCAACAAAAATCTGGTTATGAAATGATTATTACTCCACATATTGGAAGTAAAAAATTATATATTCAAAGTGGACATTGGAGTAAATATGGACCAGAAAGTTTTCAACCTATTAAAACACCTGATCAAAATGAGGAATTTATTATTAAACCCATGAATTGTCCACATCATTGCGAAGTATATAAATCTCAACAATGGTCTTATAGAGATTTACCTAAACGTTTTGCAGAATTTGGAACAGTTTATCGTTATGAACAAAGTGGAGAACTTCAAGGATTGACAAGAACAAGGTGTTTTACGCAAGATGATGCACATATATTTTGTACAGATAATCAATTATGTGAAGAATTTCAAAAAGTTCTTGATTTAATTTTAAACATTTTTAAATATTTAGAATTTTATAAGTATACAGTGAGAATTTCTCTCAGAGATCCTAATAAAAAAAAATATTATCTTGGAACAGAACAAAATTGGAATAAAGCAGAAAAATATATTTTAGAAATAGTTAAAGCTAAAAAAATACATGTTATTACTAATTATGGAGAAGCTGCTTTTTATGGTCCAAAATTAGATTTTCTTGTTCAGGATTCTTTAAATAGATATTGGCAACTTGGAACTATTCAAATAGATTATAATTTACCAGAAAGATTTAATTTATGTTACATTGGCAAAAATAATGATAAATGTCGTCCAGTTATGATTCATCGTGCTCCATTTGGTTCAATAGAACGTGTTTTATCCATTATCATAGAACATACACAAGGAAATTTTCCATTATGGTTATCTCCAGATCAAGTTGTCATTATTCCTATAAGTGATAAATATATTATGTATGCCAAAAAAATTTTAAATTTAATGTTAAATTTAAAAATTCGTGTTTTTATTGACAGAAGAAACGAAAAAATGGACAAAAAAATTAGAGATTCAGAAGACCAAAAAATACCATATATGATTATTTTAGGAAATAAAGAAGAAAAAAATAAAATGTTATCTTTACGTCGTCATGGAATAGGTCATTTAGGAGTATTTTCTATAGATCACGGAATAAATCTTATTTTTAAAGAAACTGATAAAATTATAAAGCTATTATAA
- a CDS encoding DHH family phosphoesterase: protein MWLYNIDGKEKKTIILLIHPNPDGDALGSSLALYFYLKKLQHDVYLISPTEYSEFFRWLPGNDNIIIFSDKTESFIKKKVSNSDYLFVIDFNNLSRLYRIKNMKYLFSNYKGKTILIDHHPFPSKFDFMLFDYTVSATSILIYRLIYNMNNLDKIDKNIATCLYVGIITDTGFFRFPSVTSETHFIAIKLLDQGIDIQNIYFHLKVTYNISKLKILSQALNKIQIIDQYRTAYTSINESDMRYINSYNKSDTDGIVTYGLGIKNIVFSVFFFEEYKTSTIKISFRSIGTFDVNKFARTHFQGGGHKNAAGGISYTSLSESIDYFLNIIKKYKENLTLSI from the coding sequence ATGTGGTTATATAATATTGACGGAAAAGAAAAAAAAACAATAATACTATTAATTCATCCTAACCCAGATGGCGATGCATTAGGATCTTCTTTAGCACTATATTTTTATTTAAAGAAATTACAACATGATGTTTACTTAATTTCACCTACAGAATATTCAGAATTTTTTAGATGGCTTCCAGGAAATGATAATATTATTATTTTTTCTGATAAAACAGAAAGTTTTATAAAAAAGAAGGTATCTAATTCAGATTATTTATTTGTTATTGATTTTAATAATTTATCTAGATTATATAGAATAAAAAATATGAAATACTTGTTTTCCAATTATAAAGGAAAAACAATATTAATTGATCATCATCCTTTTCCATCTAAATTTGATTTTATGTTGTTTGATTATACAGTTTCAGCAACTAGTATATTAATTTATAGATTAATATACAATATGAATAATTTAGATAAAATTGATAAAAATATAGCTACTTGTTTATATGTTGGCATAATAACTGATACCGGATTTTTTAGATTTCCATCTGTTACATCCGAAACTCATTTTATCGCTATTAAATTACTAGATCAAGGAATTGATATTCAAAATATTTATTTCCATCTTAAAGTAACATATAATATATCAAAATTAAAGATATTATCACAAGCTTTAAACAAAATTCAGATAATAGATCAATATAGAACAGCTTATACTAGTATTAATGAATCAGATATGAGATATATTAATTCATATAATAAAAGTGATACAGATGGGATTGTTACCTACGGGTTAGGAATAAAAAATATTGTTTTTTCTGTGTTCTTTTTCGAGGAATATAAAACTTCAACAATTAAAATTTCTTTTCGTTCAATAGGTACATTTGATGTGAATAAATTTGCACGTACCCATTTTCAAGGTGGAGGACATAAAAACGCAGCAGGAGGAATATCTTACACCAGTCTTTCTGAATCAATTGATTATTTTTTAAATATTATTAAAAAATATAAAGAAAATCTTACTTTGTCCATTTAA
- a CDS encoding L-threonylcarbamoyladenylate synthase — protein sequence MSMSFINEIEQSVKILNQGKSLLYPTDTVWGLGCDPFNIQAVKKIYKIKNRKLFKPMIILVENINRLHDLITFIPNKLMKLLEQNINKPMTIIYDNPRKIISNCIFIKHDKTLAIRITMDTFCYNLIKNLDKPLISTSANLSGDPTPKSFSEIHPSILNKIDYAVNFRRQEKSMYNESSIIKLVSNQITILR from the coding sequence ATGTCCATGTCATTTATAAATGAAATAGAACAAAGTGTGAAAATATTAAATCAAGGAAAATCTTTGCTTTATCCTACGGATACAGTATGGGGATTAGGTTGTGATCCATTTAATATACAAGCAGTAAAAAAAATATATAAAATAAAAAATAGAAAGTTGTTTAAACCTATGATTATTTTAGTAGAAAATATTAATCGTTTACATGATTTAATCACATTTATTCCTAATAAATTAATGAAATTACTAGAACAAAATATAAATAAACCCATGACTATAATATATGACAATCCTAGAAAAATAATTTCTAACTGTATTTTTATAAAACATGATAAAACTTTAGCAATACGTATAACCATGGATACATTTTGTTACAACTTAATCAAAAATTTAGATAAACCATTAATATCTACTTCTGCAAATTTATCTGGGGATCCAACTCCAAAATCTTTTTCTGAAATTCATCCATCTATATTGAATAAAATTGATTATGCTGTTAATTTTCGTAGACAAGAAAAATCTATGTATAATGAATCTTCTATTATAAAATTGGTTTCTAATCAAATCACAATATTACGTTAA
- the rpmI gene encoding 50S ribosomal protein L35 has protein sequence MPKLKTKSGSKKRFKRTSNGLIKKKQSCKNHLLTKKSKKRKRQLRKFSILKHSDYKKVKKQF, from the coding sequence ATGCCAAAATTAAAAACTAAATCTGGTTCTAAAAAAAGATTTAAAAGAACATCTAATGGATTGATTAAAAAAAAACAATCTTGTAAAAATCATCTTCTGACAAAAAAATCTAAAAAAAGAAAAAGACAATTAAGAAAATTCTCTATATTAAAACATTCTGATTATAAAAAGGTAAAAAAACAATTTTAA
- a CDS encoding CCA tRNA nucleotidyltransferase yields MNLISAINENIFKIITHAAINIEQDSYVIGGYVRDFLLGVNKYASATDLDILTIGEGIKLAKEVSKYITPSPKINIFKRFGTAMLEYKNKKIEFVGSRKESYNIFSRNPMITPGSLQDDQNRRDFTINALAISLNKTNYGQLIDPFGGLLDLRKKILRTPLNSDITYSDDPLRMIRAIRFATQLQFIIDKSSFQSIKKNKHRISIISIERIVEELHKIILTQNPSVGILLLYQSGLLQKILPELSVLQGIETKYGYKHKDNFFHTLKVLDNISKNKDHTIWLRWAALLHDIGKTNTKKFIPKIGWSFHAHELVGSRMISNIFKRLKLPQGSPMKYVTKIIRNSYRPIALISDNTSDSAIRRLLFDMGDDIDDLIRLCVADITTKNIKKQTTYKKNFFLLVRRIKQLEKQDKIKNWKSPISGNDIMNAFDITPCKQIGIIKNYIKESILEGRIYNEYNSAYLMMLQKGDELGLKRKISSNVVI; encoded by the coding sequence ATGAATCTCATTTCAGCTATTAACGAAAATATATTTAAAATAATTACTCATGCCGCAATAAATATAGAACAAGATTCTTATGTAATAGGAGGATATGTACGTGATTTTTTACTGGGGGTTAACAAATATGCATCTGCAACAGATTTAGATATTTTAACTATAGGAGAAGGAATTAAATTAGCTAAAGAAGTTTCTAAATATATTACACCATCTCCAAAAATCAACATATTTAAACGTTTTGGGACAGCTATGTTAGAATATAAAAATAAAAAAATAGAATTTGTAGGATCTAGAAAAGAATCCTATAATATTTTCAGTAGAAATCCTATGATAACACCTGGTTCTTTACAAGATGATCAAAATAGAAGAGATTTTACTATTAATGCTTTAGCAATTAGTTTAAATAAAACAAATTATGGTCAATTGATTGATCCATTTGGTGGATTATTAGATTTAAGAAAAAAAATATTAAGAACCCCATTAAATTCTGATATTACTTATTCTGATGATCCGTTAAGAATGATAAGGGCTATCAGATTTGCAACTCAATTACAGTTTATCATTGATAAATCTTCTTTTCAATCAATTAAAAAAAATAAACATAGAATTAGTATTATTTCTATAGAAAGAATTGTAGAAGAATTACATAAAATTATATTAACTCAAAATCCTTCTGTAGGCATATTATTATTATATCAGTCTGGATTATTACAAAAAATATTACCGGAATTATCTGTATTACAAGGTATAGAAACAAAATATGGATATAAACATAAAGATAATTTTTTTCATACATTAAAAGTATTAGATAATATTAGTAAAAATAAAGATCATACTATATGGTTAAGGTGGGCAGCTTTACTTCATGATATTGGAAAAACGAATACAAAAAAATTTATTCCAAAAATAGGATGGTCTTTTCATGCACATGAATTAGTAGGATCTAGAATGATTTCAAATATATTTAAAAGATTAAAGTTACCACAAGGATCTCCTATGAAATATGTCACAAAAATTATTAGAAATAGTTATAGACCAATAGCATTAATATCTGATAATACTAGTGATTCTGCAATACGTAGATTATTATTTGATATGGGAGATGATATAGATGATTTAATACGATTATGTGTAGCGGATATTACGACAAAAAATATAAAAAAACAAACAACATATAAAAAAAATTTTTTTCTTTTAGTTAGAAGAATAAAACAATTAGAAAAACAAGATAAAATAAAAAATTGGAAATCACCTATATCAGGAAATGATATTATGAACGCTTTTGATATTACTCCATGTAAACAAATAGGAATTATTAAGAATTATATTAAAGAGTCGATTTTAGAAGGAAGGATATATAATGAATATAATTCAGCATATTTAATGATGTTACAAAAAGGTGATGAATTAGGATTAAAAAGAAAAATTAGTAGTAATGTGGTTATATAA
- the def gene encoding peptide deformylase: MILPIVYYGNPILRKKCIDIDISSRLEINKLIKNMFETIIEVKGIGLAAPQIGQNIRLFIVKIPLLNNNIINHYKEVFINAKIIKLQGKKYNFQEGCLSIPGIVESIKRKPEIIIEYYNKNWKKKKTILNGILARVIQHEYDHIEGKLFIDYLSLKKQQMIVHKLLK, encoded by the coding sequence ATGATTTTACCTATTGTTTATTATGGAAATCCTATTTTAAGAAAAAAATGTATAGATATAGATATATCTTCTAGATTAGAAATTAATAAATTAATAAAAAATATGTTTGAAACAATAATAGAAGTAAAAGGTATAGGATTAGCTGCTCCTCAAATTGGTCAAAATATTCGTCTGTTTATAGTGAAAATTCCATTATTAAATAATAATATAATCAATCATTATAAAGAAGTTTTTATTAATGCAAAAATAATTAAATTACAAGGTAAAAAATATAATTTTCAAGAAGGATGTTTAAGTATTCCAGGAATTGTAGAATCCATTAAAAGAAAACCTGAAATTATAATAGAATATTATAATAAAAACTGGAAAAAAAAGAAAACAATTTTAAATGGAATATTGGCAAGAGTTATTCAACATGAATATGATCATATTGAGGGTAAACTTTTTATAGATTATTTATCTCTCAAAAAACAACAAATGATAGTACATAAATTATTGAAATAA
- a CDS encoding 2,3,4,5-tetrahydropyridine-2,6-dicarboxylate N-succinyltransferase, with amino-acid sequence MKINVEKIKFQIETAWNANEENYKNSCYNIQNTQDTVMYVIKKMDEGCIRVSYFSEGKWKVNEWVKKAILMFFSMREINVIEVGPLEFYDKIPIKNKFKEKGVRVVPPAVARYGSFISPGVTLMPSYVNIGAYIGKDTMIDTWATVGSCAQVGNRVHISGGVGIGGVLEPIQSNPVIIEDDVFIGSRCILVEGVLIEKEAVLGANVVLTSSTKIFDVTREDRAIEMKGFIPKSSVVIPGTYPKKFPSGIYHVPCALIIGKRKDSTNKKTSLNEVLRQHRLSF; translated from the coding sequence ATGAAAATAAATGTAGAGAAAATAAAATTTCAAATTGAAACTGCTTGGAATGCTAATGAAGAAAATTACAAGAATAGTTGTTATAATATACAAAATACTCAAGATACTGTTATGTATGTTATAAAAAAAATGGATGAAGGATGTATTAGAGTTTCATATTTTTCGGAGGGAAAATGGAAAGTTAATGAATGGGTCAAAAAAGCAATTCTGATGTTTTTTTCAATGAGGGAAATCAATGTTATAGAAGTTGGTCCATTAGAATTTTATGATAAAATACCTATAAAAAATAAATTTAAAGAAAAAGGAGTGCGAGTTGTTCCCCCAGCTGTTGCTCGTTATGGATCATTTATTTCTCCTGGAGTCACTTTAATGCCTTCTTATGTTAATATAGGGGCTTATATAGGAAAAGATACTATGATAGATACTTGGGCCACAGTTGGTAGTTGTGCACAAGTAGGCAATCGTGTACATATTAGTGGTGGTGTTGGTATTGGAGGAGTTTTAGAACCAATACAATCCAATCCAGTTATTATAGAAGATGATGTATTTATTGGCTCTAGATGTATTTTAGTAGAAGGAGTGCTTATTGAAAAAGAAGCGGTTTTAGGTGCCAATGTAGTATTAACTTCATCTACAAAAATTTTCGATGTGACTAGAGAAGATAGAGCAATTGAAATGAAAGGTTTTATACCTAAGTCATCTGTTGTTATTCCTGGAACATATCCAAAAAAATTTCCTTCTGGAATATATCATGTTCCATGTGCATTAATTATAGGCAAAAGAAAAGATAGCACAAATAAAAAAACTTCTTTAAATGAAGTATTAAGACAACATCGTTTATCTTTTTAA
- the infC gene encoding translation initiation factor IF-3, with translation MSRFLPHKKEFHKINDNITAVIIRLVGEYSKQNGIISKEIAIQLATDKGLDLVEVNPKADPPVCKILDYKKFLYEQKKKKKRFKSKQVKVNTKEIRFGPQIGDHDGKVKIKSAEKFLMRGDKVKVFVFFKGRSIVYKNQGKIKLLKFAEKIEEYGKVEQMPVMEGKRMYMILAPKKM, from the coding sequence ATATCCCGATTTTTACCTCATAAAAAAGAATTTCATAAGATTAATGATAATATTACTGCTGTTATAATTCGTTTAGTAGGGGAATATTCTAAACAGAATGGAATTATTTCCAAAGAAATAGCTATTCAATTAGCAACTGATAAAGGTTTAGATTTAGTGGAAGTTAATCCAAAAGCAGATCCTCCAGTATGTAAAATACTGGATTATAAAAAATTTCTTTATGAACAAAAGAAAAAAAAGAAACGATTTAAGTCAAAACAAGTTAAAGTAAACACTAAAGAAATAAGATTTGGTCCTCAAATTGGAGATCATGATGGTAAAGTTAAAATTAAAAGTGCTGAAAAATTTTTAATGCGTGGAGATAAAGTAAAAGTATTTGTATTTTTCAAGGGAAGATCTATTGTATATAAAAATCAAGGAAAAATAAAACTTTTAAAATTTGCGGAAAAAATTGAAGAATATGGAAAAGTTGAACAAATGCCCGTTATGGAAGGAAAAAGAATGTATATGATATTAGCTCCAAAAAAAATGTAA
- the ruvX gene encoding Holliday junction resolvase RuvX, which produces MIIKKILGIDYGKVMTGVSITDSKQIFAFGIDSVLTKDLMIFLDTLMKTNQIEIIVIGLPKTLNNKIFSIEKLIQKFIFKFLKKYPNIMIERLDERFTSKIAFQAMIDLGLTKKHNNKKTILHKISATLILQSYLSKKKK; this is translated from the coding sequence ATGATAATAAAAAAAATATTAGGAATAGATTATGGAAAAGTAATGACTGGAGTATCAATAACAGATTCTAAACAAATTTTTGCTTTTGGTATTGACTCTGTTTTGACAAAAGATTTAATGATATTCTTAGATACTTTAATGAAAACCAATCAAATAGAAATAATTGTGATAGGTTTACCGAAAACTTTAAATAATAAAATTTTTTCCATAGAAAAACTTATTCAAAAATTTATATTTAAATTTTTAAAAAAATATCCAAATATTATGATAGAAAGGCTAGATGAACGATTTACATCTAAAATTGCTTTTCAAGCTATGATAGATTTAGGATTAACAAAAAAACATAATAACAAAAAAACTATTTTACATAAAATTAGTGCTACTCTTATTTTACAGTCTTATCTTTCTAAGAAGAAAAAATAA
- a CDS encoding thioredoxin family protein, with translation MVITYSAYDIKHKQLKNFYLLETKSGKQQDLKEFFSDIGTVIMFICNHCPFVQHINNQLIILSNEYINKNISFISINSNDIKQYPEDSPENMHKVAHKLGYPFPYFFDKTQEVAKYYGATCTPEFFIFDKYQNLCYYGQFDDSRPGNNIPVSGISIQKILDNILTNKKIKFIKKPSQGCNIKWTK, from the coding sequence ATGGTCATTACTTATTCTGCTTACGATATTAAACATAAACAACTAAAAAATTTTTACTTATTAGAAACTAAATCTGGTAAACAACAAGATTTAAAAGAGTTTTTTTCTGATATAGGAACTGTAATTATGTTTATTTGCAATCATTGTCCATTTGTTCAACATATTAATAACCAACTAATTATATTATCTAATGAATATATTAATAAAAATATATCATTTATATCTATTAATTCTAATGATATTAAACAATATCCAGAAGATTCTCCTGAAAATATGCACAAAGTTGCACATAAATTAGGATATCCTTTCCCTTATTTTTTTGATAAAACACAAGAAGTTGCAAAATATTACGGAGCAACATGTACACCAGAATTTTTTATTTTTGATAAATATCAAAATTTATGTTATTATGGTCAATTTGACGATTCAAGACCAGGAAATAATATTCCAGTATCTGGAATATCTATACAAAAAATACTAGATAATATATTAACAAATAAAAAAATAAAATTTATAAAAAAACCAAGTCAAGGATGTAATATTAAATGGACAAAGTAA
- the glpK gene encoding glycerol kinase GlpK encodes MRMKQYVLSLDQGTTSSRAIIFDKIGNIISIAQREFTQIYPYPGWVEHNAEEIWSTQASVALEAILKANLEGKNIASIGITNQRETTVIWDKKTGEPIFNAIVWQDRRTSNYCDKIKKDGLTEMIRNKTGLIIDPYFSATKIKWILDNIPGARNKADSGLLAFGTIDSWLIWNLTGKAIHVTDVTNASRTMLFNINTLNWDQDLIKLFEIPNNMLPEVKSSSEILGYTTGHILSHKIPISGIAGDQQSALFGHMCTKIGMVKNTYGTGCFMLMNVGNKPVFSQNNLITTIAWKIKDKVQYALEGSVFIAGAIIQWLRDGLGLLSSSNEAELLASSVENTEGMYMVPAFSGLGAPYWDQQARGTIVGITRGTSSAHFVRAALESIAFQNMDVLQAMEADSGISIKEIRVDGGATVNQLLMQFQSDILNVRVVKSKISELTAAGAAYLAGLAVNYWSSLKDIQDQWQLERIFKPKKMSSRLERIQGWKRAVKTTRSWSSGKKNFY; translated from the coding sequence ATGCGTATGAAACAATATGTACTATCACTAGATCAGGGAACTACTAGTTCTAGAGCTATTATTTTTGATAAAATTGGAAATATTATTTCTATTGCTCAAAGAGAATTTACTCAAATTTATCCATATCCTGGATGGGTAGAACATAATGCAGAAGAAATATGGTCAACTCAAGCTTCAGTAGCATTAGAAGCAATTTTAAAAGCAAATTTAGAAGGAAAAAATATTGCATCAATAGGAATTACCAATCAAAGAGAAACAACTGTTATATGGGATAAAAAAACAGGAGAACCGATATTTAATGCTATAGTTTGGCAAGATAGAAGAACATCTAATTATTGTGATAAAATCAAAAAGGATGGATTAACTGAAATGATTAGAAATAAAACAGGTCTTATCATAGATCCATATTTTTCTGCTACTAAAATAAAATGGATATTGGATAATATTCCAGGAGCTAGAAACAAAGCAGATTCTGGGTTATTAGCTTTTGGAACTATAGATTCTTGGTTAATTTGGAATTTAACAGGAAAAGCAATTCATGTTACTGATGTGACAAATGCATCTAGAACTATGCTTTTTAATATTAATACTCTAAATTGGGATCAAGATTTAATTAAATTATTTGAAATTCCAAACAATATGCTTCCAGAAGTTAAATCTTCAAGTGAAATTTTGGGATATACAACTGGGCATATTTTATCTCACAAAATTCCTATATCTGGAATTGCTGGAGATCAACAATCAGCACTGTTTGGACATATGTGTACTAAAATAGGAATGGTTAAAAATACTTATGGAACAGGTTGTTTTATGTTAATGAATGTAGGAAATAAACCTGTATTTTCACAAAATAATTTAATTACAACTATTGCATGGAAAATTAAGGACAAAGTTCAATATGCTTTAGAAGGAAGTGTTTTTATAGCTGGTGCTATTATACAATGGTTAAGAGATGGATTAGGTTTGCTTTCTTCTTCTAATGAAGCTGAACTACTGGCTTCTTCTGTCGAAAATACTGAAGGTATGTATATGGTACCAGCATTTTCTGGATTAGGTGCACCTTATTGGGATCAACAAGCAAGAGGAACTATTGTAGGAATAACTAGAGGGACATCTTCTGCACATTTTGTACGTGCTGCATTAGAAAGTATAGCTTTTCAAAATATGGATGTGCTTCAAGCAATGGAAGCAGATTCAGGAATTTCTATAAAAGAAATTCGTGTTGATGGAGGAGCTACTGTAAATCAATTATTAATGCAGTTTCAATCTGATATACTAAATGTTAGAGTTGTTAAATCAAAAATTTCTGAATTAACTGCCGCAGGAGCGGCTTACTTAGCAGGATTAGCAGTAAACTATTGGAGTAGTTTGAAGGATATTCAAGATCAATGGCAATTAGAACGTATTTTTAAACCAAAAAAAATGTCTAGTCGATTAGAAAGAATACAAGGATGGAAAAGAGCAGTTAAAACAACTCGTTCATGGTCTTCTGGAAAAAAAAATTTTTATTAA
- a CDS encoding MIP/aquaporin family protein has translation MNNILSEIIGTMILVFLGNGVVANVVLSKTKGNDKSRGWLMITLGWALAVFMSSLVSYPYSGAHLNPSVTISLALVGKFQWNLVPSYIISQFIGSILGAIMVWVLYRDHFLETDSQKCKLSVFSTIPAISNFFYNLLSECLTSFIFIFLILLLTDESVSIYHTNPDLVWYLKSFSSSIIIFGIGLSLGGPTGYAINPARDLGSRIVYSLISINDKVKSSNWNYAIIPILGAIFGSILASIFYLLLS, from the coding sequence ATGAATAACATACTTTCTGAAATTATAGGTACCATGATTTTGGTTTTTTTAGGCAATGGTGTGGTTGCTAATGTTGTTCTATCTAAAACTAAAGGAAATGATAAATCTAGAGGATGGTTAATGATTACACTTGGTTGGGCATTGGCTGTTTTTATGAGTTCTTTAGTTTCTTATCCATATAGTGGTGCTCATTTAAATCCTTCAGTAACAATAAGTTTAGCATTAGTAGGAAAATTTCAGTGGAACTTAGTTCCAAGTTATATTATTTCTCAATTTATTGGCTCAATATTAGGTGCCATCATGGTATGGGTGTTATATAGAGATCATTTTTTAGAAACTGATAGTCAAAAATGTAAATTATCAGTGTTTTCTACAATTCCTGCAATAAGTAATTTTTTTTATAATTTATTGAGCGAATGTTTAACTAGTTTTATATTTATTTTTTTGATTTTACTTTTAACAGATGAATCAGTGTCTATTTATCATACAAATCCTGATTTAGTATGGTATTTAAAATCTTTTTCTTCATCAATAATTATTTTTGGAATTGGGTTATCTTTAGGTGGACCAACAGGTTATGCTATTAATCCTGCTCGTGATTTAGGATCTAGAATTGTGTATTCATTGATTTCAATTAATGACAAAGTAAAAAGTAGTAATTGGAATTATGCAATTATTCCTATATTAGGCGCTATTTTTGGAAGTATTTTGGCTTCTATCTTTTATTTATTATTATCATAA